In Gemmatimonadaceae bacterium, the DNA window ACGAGATTCGATGTTGCTTACCGAAAAACAGAACTTGGACATGTCGATACCTCCACGGGCGACTAGCCCGTCGATGGTCATCACCGATGCGTGGACGGGCTGGAGAAACCAGCCCATCATTGACCGCTCTTACACCACCACACTCGTAACGTTGCTGGCCAGTCAAGTGTTACAGATGTCGACGATGGTTGCCAACGAGCCCGCGGTTGCGCTAGTTAGCCCCATGCGCACACTCCCACTTCCACTCCTCCTTGCAGGTACCCTCCTCGGGACGACGTGGTCCGCCCGCCCGAGCACGAGGTTCCCAATTGCACCTCGAGCAACACGAATGGCGGGCTTCGCATCACGAGTCGCGCCGCCGTCTCTCGAGGAAACGATTCGCGCGCGACTCGACTCGCTCCAGGCGCAGAGCAGTTTCTACGCGAAGCAGATCGGGGTCGCCGGGCGAGAGATCGCCATCCGCGCCGACGTGCCGATGAACACGGCGAGCGTGATCAAGATTCCGGTGATGATTCTAGCGTTTCGCGACGCGGACGCTGGTCGGCTCAATCTCGATCAGCGGTACACAATACGGCCGGAAGACCTGCGACGCGGCAGCGGGCTGTTGCAGACATTCACGCCCGGTCTTCGGCCCACGATACGCGACATCCTCACCCAGATGATTATCACGAGCGACAATACGGCGACCGACATCATGATCGCGAAAGTCGGCCGTGATCGCGTGAACCGGATGCTCGACTCGCTCGGTTATCGTCAGACTCGACTCAACGCAACGACGGGGACGTTGTTCCGCCAGGTGTGGGTGCAATCGGATCCCAAGTTCGCATCGATGACCGACCGTGAGGTGTTCACGCGCGGATTCCCGAATGACAGTGGTGCCGAGCGGAGAAATGTTGCGTTCGTC includes these proteins:
- a CDS encoding serine hydrolase, which encodes MAGFASRVAPPSLEETIRARLDSLQAQSSFYAKQIGVAGREIAIRADVPMNTASVIKIPVMILAFRDADAGRLNLDQRYTIRPEDLRRGSGLLQTFTPGLRPTIRDILTQMIITSDNTATDIMIAKVGRDRVNRMLDSLGYRQTRLNATTGTLFRQVWVQSDPKFASMTDREVFTRGFPNDSGAERRNVAFVADSSKWLGRTTAREIARLLEQLQQGQLASQPSTQQMLRILREQFYESRLPQRIRFRAGIAHKTGDWPPLLGNDVGIIYARSGPIVAAVFTNMNRGDFTDLEATEGRIAEDVLNAWGSSK